CCTCGAAGACAAGCGCCGTGACAAGGTGATCGGCTCGGCGCTCGAAGCTGCGCCCAGGGTCTATCTCGCCGATGGCGCCGCCTTTGAGGCCTTCGAGGACATTGACGCCGCAGAAGTGTTCCGCACGTCACAGGCGAGTGTCACCACCGATTCGCCGCCGGCCCACGCCTTTACGCTAGAAGGCCTGCCGATGATCGCGGTCGAATTCGCGCTCGCCGAAGGGCAAAAGTGCCAGAGATCGTGGCGCATCCTGCCCGAGGTTGGCACGGATTCGCGTTACCCCGACCTGTCGGTGCGTGACGCCGAGGCCGTGGCCCTGTGGGACCAAACCCATGCCGGATAACCTGATGCAGAAACTGCGCCCCCATTTCACACCTCTTTACAGCCCGCTTGGCCTGCAAGGCATCCTTCTGGCGCTGGTCGTGCTGGTGCTCGATCAGGCCAGCAAGCTATGGATTTTATTCGGCCTGCGCTTGGAGGAGATACAGCACGTCAATATTTTGCCGTTCTTTTCCTTCACCATGGTTCATAACAAAGGCATCAGCTTCGGACTTCTGACTTCGGAAGGCCCTGGCAGGTGGCTTTTGGTGCTGTTTCAGTTCGGCATGGCCGCGGTCATTGTCGATTTCCTGCGCAACCAGAAAAGCCCGTTGGCCGCCTTGAGCCTCGGTCTGATCATGGGTGGCGCTCTGGGTAACGGCATCGATCGGGCGCGGCTGGGCTATGTGGTAGATTTTCTTGACTTTTCTGGGACGCATATCTTCCCGTGGGTCTTTAATGTCGCCGATAGCGCCATCTGCATCGGGGTGGCCCTGCTCGTGTGGTATTTCATCCGCGCGGACATGACGACCAAGGACAAAGATGCCGGTCAGGCGTAAAGCGCTTGGCAGGTATGTAGAAAACAAGTATCACTTCACAGTCCCGCATGGTTAAAATGTCGGATGGGGAATTTGGAGCAAATGATGAAGTCGGTTAAGATCGCGGCGGGTTTGATGATTTTGGCGGGTGTAGCCTTGTCAGGCTGCTCGTCCACCAAGAACGCGCTCGGCCTGAATAAGGTTGTGCCCGACGAATTCCGCGTGGTCACCAAGGCGCCGCTCGTCGTGCCGCCCGATTACGCCCTGCGTCCGCCCGCACCCGGTGAGCCCCGTCCGCAGGAACTGCAACCCGACAGCGCCGCCCGTCAGGCCCTGCTCGGTCAGCGCGACGCCACCAACCGCACAGCCGGTGAAACCGCCCTCGTCGCGCGCATGGGCGCCGACAAGGCTGACCCGCTGGCCCGCTATGTGGTAGACGATCAATTTGGTGATCTGGCGTACAAGGAGCCTTCCTTCGCCGACAAGGTGATGTTCTGGAAAAAGAAGGACGACACCACGGCCGCCTCCACTAATGCCAGCCTGGGCAACCTGTCGACTCCGGTTGACGCCACCGCAGAGGCCGAGCGCGTCAAGGCTCTGGTCGGCACGCAGCCGATCATCATCACGCAAAAGCCGGATCGCAAGTTCAAGCTGCCCGGCCTGTAAAGCAAGGCCTCTAGTGTTGCGGAATCAACGGATGGATTCCCTTGATCTTGCAAATATGCGAGTTTGTGTCGATGGACATGGACAAAAGGCTGTTGCTGTCGCCTGAGGCTCGGGTGCGGTTGGAAGGTTGGGTGGCGGACCGGAACACGCCGCAGAAGCTTGTTTGGCGTGCGCGGATCGTGCTGATGTGGGCGGACGCGGCGAGTTTGGCGTCGATTGTGCGGACGCTGGGCAAGACCAAGAAGACGGCCTACCGCTGGCGCGATCGTTATCTTGAGCAGGGTGTCGATGGGCTTGGGCGCGACGCGACCCGGCCTGGCCGTAAGACGCCGTTGAGCGCCGAAGTCATTGCGCGTGTGGTCGAGATGACGCTGCGACAGAAGCCACCGGCTGCCACGCAATGGAGCGCGCGCACGCTTGCCAAGGCGGTGGGTCTGAGCCACACCAGCGTACAGCGCATTTGGAGCGCGCATGGGCTCAAGCCCCATTTGACCAAGACGTTCAAACTGTCGAACGACAAGCAGTTCGTCGAGAAGGTGACGGACGTCGTCGGTCTCTATCTTGATCCGCCGGACCGGGCACTGGTGTTCTCGGTCGATGAGAAGTCACAGATCCAGGCGCTGGACCGCACCCAACCGGGCCTGCCAATGAAGAAGGGGCGGGCGGGAACGATGACCCACGACTATAAGCGGCATGGCACGACGACACTGTTCGCCGCCCTCGATGTCGCCACCGGCAGGGTGATCGGCGAATGCATGAAACGTCATCGGCACCAGGAATGGCTCAAATTCCTTCGACTCATCGACCGCAGCACGCCCAAGGGCTTCGACCTGCACCTGATCGCCGACAACTATGCCACCCATAAGCATCCGGCGGTCAAAGCATGGCTGGCCAAACATCCTCGCTTCCACATGCATTTCACCCCCACTTCGGCGTCCTGGCTCAATCAGGTCGAACGCTTTTTCGGCTTGATAACAGGCGATCGCATCCGCTGCGGCGTGTTCAAGAGTGTCGCCGAACTCGAAGGCGCAATTCAAGACTATCTCGATCATCACAACGCCGATCCAAAGCCCTTCGTTTGGACCAAATCCGCTACAGACATTCTTGAAAAGGTCGCCAGGGGGCGACAGGCGTTAGAGTCACAACACTAGCACTACTTTGGCATATTATTCTTGGCGGGCTCGGCGAGGCGTTTGTCACAGTGGGGACAGCGCCTTGGTGGCGGTCGCATGAAGAGGTCGAGAATGGCCTGGCGGATGGCGGGCATTGTCGGCTGAGGCGGTGGCCCCCCGACTCTTTTTTTTTCGTCCCGCTGCTTTGAGGCGGCGGGATTGGAGAAATGCAAAAGCGATCATCGCCATTAGACAATGTCGGTGCAAACCGGTCCATGACCTGCCTTCGAAGTGATCAAGCCCAAGCTCTTCCTTGAGTTGCTGATGTGCCTGTTCGCAGATCCACCTTGCCTTGATAGCCGCGGCTAGCATCTTGAGGGGGGCGTCGGCAGGCAGGTTTGACAGGTAGTATTTCTGTTCTCCGGTTGAACGCCTTTCCCCGACCAGCCAGACCTCCTCCTCGCCAGGCATGGCTTGGACACGACCGTCGCTCATACGATGCCTGTGGCCATCTGCGACCCGAACGCGGCAAGCGGCAAACTGGCAGTTCAGCTTGCCTTTGGTTCCGCGCCGCCAACTTACTTTCTTCCATTTCCCATCAGCCAACATCTTTTCGGCAGAGACAGCAACATCGTCAGGGACATGGTATTTGCGCCGCCTTCCGGTTGCCGCTTCCGGGAAGATTAGGCCGACGTCTGCCTGATACACATTCTGACGCCGTGATATGCCGACGGCCCACAACAGGTCGCGCTTGCTCAGGGCCTCGCGGAACGGCCCGCTTGACCCATAGCCAGCATCGGCCAGCACGCACCCGAACCGGGCCCCAGAGGCTATAACACGATCAATTTCCTCAATGGCGATCTCCGGCTTTGTCAGGGCAACCTGGCATTCTTGCGGGACCCGAGCCCGGTTCATCCGCGCGACATCATTCGTCCAACTCTCGGGCAAG
The window above is part of the Asticcacaulis sp. MM231 genome. Proteins encoded here:
- a CDS encoding IS630 family transposase, which encodes MDMDKRLLLSPEARVRLEGWVADRNTPQKLVWRARIVLMWADAASLASIVRTLGKTKKTAYRWRDRYLEQGVDGLGRDATRPGRKTPLSAEVIARVVEMTLRQKPPAATQWSARTLAKAVGLSHTSVQRIWSAHGLKPHLTKTFKLSNDKQFVEKVTDVVGLYLDPPDRALVFSVDEKSQIQALDRTQPGLPMKKGRAGTMTHDYKRHGTTTLFAALDVATGRVIGECMKRHRHQEWLKFLRLIDRSTPKGFDLHLIADNYATHKHPAVKAWLAKHPRFHMHFTPTSASWLNQVERFFGLITGDRIRCGVFKSVAELEGAIQDYLDHHNADPKPFVWTKSATDILEKVARGRQALESQH
- the lspA gene encoding signal peptidase II; translation: MPDNLMQKLRPHFTPLYSPLGLQGILLALVVLVLDQASKLWILFGLRLEEIQHVNILPFFSFTMVHNKGISFGLLTSEGPGRWLLVLFQFGMAAVIVDFLRNQKSPLAALSLGLIMGGALGNGIDRARLGYVVDFLDFSGTHIFPWVFNVADSAICIGVALLVWYFIRADMTTKDKDAGQA
- a CDS encoding IS701 family transposase, giving the protein MSEHWRVDLEDWLTPFLVALRHKTRMRLCPAYIAGLIGPGDRKSVQPMAARDGEFGYDQLHHFVSDGVWESGPLEAVLLKEADRLVGDDAGYLVIDDTALPKKGSHSVGVAAQYASSLGKTSNCQSLVSVTLASREVPVMVGLRLFLPESWTNDVARMNRARVPQECQVALTKPEIAIEEIDRVIASGARFGCVLADAGYGSSGPFREALSKRDLLWAVGISRRQNVYQADVGLIFPEAATGRRRKYHVPDDVAVSAEKMLADGKWKKVSWRRGTKGKLNCQFAACRVRVADGHRHRMSDGRVQAMPGEEEVWLVGERRSTGEQKYYLSNLPADAPLKMLAAAIKARWICEQAHQQLKEELGLDHFEGRSWTGLHRHCLMAMIAFAFLQSRRLKAAGRKKKSRGATASADNARHPPGHSRPLHATATKALSPL
- a CDS encoding DUF3035 domain-containing protein, whose amino-acid sequence is MKSVKIAAGLMILAGVALSGCSSTKNALGLNKVVPDEFRVVTKAPLVVPPDYALRPPAPGEPRPQELQPDSAARQALLGQRDATNRTAGETALVARMGADKADPLARYVVDDQFGDLAYKEPSFADKVMFWKKKDDTTAASTNASLGNLSTPVDATAEAERVKALVGTQPIIITQKPDRKFKLPGL